The Buchnera aphidicola (Hyadaphis tataricae) genome has a segment encoding these proteins:
- a CDS encoding aminodeoxychorismate/anthranilate synthase component II, with protein MANIILLDNIDSFTYNLVEQIRNQKHHVLIYRNTVEINIIIQAIKKLDNPILMLSPGPSIPRNAGCMLDLIKIVKGHIPIIGICLGHQAIIEAYGGMIKYAGEIFHGKASLINHDGLEMFKNIPQPLPVARYHSLVVCKDLPNHFVINSFFEKMIMSVRNDFDRVCGFQFHPESILTTCGDQILKNIIAWASSKYIKKYK; from the coding sequence ATGGCAAACATTATACTTTTAGATAATATTGATTCTTTTACTTATAATCTTGTTGAACAAATTAGAAATCAAAAGCATCATGTTTTAATTTACCGAAATACAGTAGAGATAAATATTATTATACAAGCTATCAAAAAACTTGATAATCCTATTTTAATGTTATCACCAGGACCCAGTATACCCCGAAATGCAGGATGTATGTTAGATTTAATTAAAATAGTTAAAGGTCATATTCCTATAATAGGAATTTGTTTAGGTCATCAGGCGATAATAGAAGCGTATGGAGGGATGATTAAATATGCAGGAGAAATATTCCATGGGAAAGCATCGTTAATCAATCATGACGGTTTAGAGATGTTTAAAAACATACCTCAACCCTTACCTGTAGCACGATATCACTCATTAGTTGTTTGTAAAGATCTTCCTAATCATTTTGTAATTAATTCATTTTTTGAAAAAATGATTATGTCTGTAAGAAATGATTTTGATCGTGTATGTGGATTTCAATTTCACCCAGAATCTATTTTAACCACGTGCGGAGATCAAATATTGAAAAATATTATTGCTTGGGCGTCATCGAAATATATTAAAAAATATAAATAA